A single window of Deltaproteobacteria bacterium DNA harbors:
- a CDS encoding SurA N-terminal domain-containing protein, with the protein MMTEVRVQKTANRCQKTEDRGQKPSFSVLCFSVLCLLTSDICLLPLFPSPQPAHAKVINKVVAVVNNDVITEYDLDRAMASKGVGKKSRRQVLEDLIDQTLLKQEMEKTDIEVTDDDLVRAIAGVLDRNKINIEILRAELASKEIPFETYKEQLKQQIKQTKFIQQNVGSNVSVQDADVSAYKFERAEVVNPSGTVHIGWIFYSLDDDHSEKEIKKVFIKARKVADKARQKGADFKKIAKETGDLGEKSLSDLPPAISSEVRRMEIGEVSDPIVSPQGVYVVKLYEKALQNVSEKEKVDDMQIRQTIYNNRMEQEIHNYALKLRRKAFIDVRE; encoded by the coding sequence ATGATGACAGAAGTCAGAGTACAGAAGACAGCAAACAGATGTCAGAAAACAGAAGACAGAGGTCAGAAGCCCAGTTTTTCTGTCCTCTGTTTTTCTGTCCTCTGTCTTCTGACTTCTGACATCTGTCTCCTGCCTCTCTTCCCCTCCCCCCAACCTGCCCATGCAAAGGTCATTAACAAGGTGGTGGCTGTTGTTAATAATGATGTCATTACAGAGTATGATTTGGACAGGGCCATGGCATCGAAGGGTGTCGGTAAAAAATCACGCAGGCAGGTGCTGGAGGATTTGATTGACCAGACACTGCTCAAACAGGAAATGGAAAAGACCGACATCGAAGTAACCGATGATGATTTAGTGCGCGCGATTGCGGGTGTTTTGGATCGCAATAAAATCAACATTGAAATTTTACGTGCCGAGCTCGCGTCCAAAGAAATTCCTTTTGAAACTTATAAAGAACAGCTCAAACAGCAAATCAAACAGACCAAATTTATTCAGCAAAATGTGGGCTCCAATGTTTCCGTGCAAGATGCCGATGTAAGCGCCTACAAATTTGAACGGGCGGAGGTCGTTAATCCCAGTGGAACTGTTCATATTGGTTGGATTTTTTATTCCCTAGACGACGACCATTCCGAGAAAGAAATTAAAAAAGTATTTATTAAAGCGCGGAAAGTGGCTGACAAAGCCCGTCAGAAAGGCGCCGACTTTAAAAAGATTGCCAAAGAGACCGGCGATCTGGGTGAAAAAAGTCTCAGCGATCTACCTCCGGCGATTTCTTCCGAGGTGCGTCGAATGGAAATAGGAGAGGTGAGTGATCCCATTGTATCCCCGCAAGGAGTTTATGTAGTGAAGCTGTATGAAAAAGCACTTCAAAATGTTTCGGAAAAAGAAAAAGTGGATGACATGCAGATTCGGCAGACAATTTACAATAATCGCATGGAACAGGAAATTCACAATTACGCTTTGAAACTCAGAAGGAAGGCCTTCATTGATGTCCGGGAATAG
- the pdxA gene encoding 4-hydroxythreonine-4-phosphate dehydrogenase PdxA: MDNRLVIGITTGDPKGIGPEVVSKALSDPEIQSLAQFKIYGPTISDPRLPDIHSAQTAISSLEAALIDALNKKIDALVTAPVNKARLRLVDKNFIGHTEFFATRVNANVCMMFVAKNLRVSLVTRHLPLSQVAMRLNAVEILQTIRLTYEGLQQYFHILSPYLAVAGLNPHAGEGGMLGDEETRIIHPALMQARKEGIHVDGPISPDTLFWEASQSKWDGVIAMYHDQGLIPVKTLAFKEAVQITLGLPFLRVSVDHGTAENIVGTGKADATNLKSAIRLACRLKD; encoded by the coding sequence ATGGACAATAGACTTGTCATTGGAATTACAACCGGCGATCCCAAAGGGATTGGTCCGGAAGTTGTTTCCAAGGCGTTAAGCGATCCCGAAATTCAATCGCTGGCACAATTCAAAATTTACGGCCCCACTATTTCCGATCCCCGATTGCCCGACATCCATTCTGCGCAAACAGCCATCAGTTCTTTGGAAGCGGCGTTGATCGATGCGCTCAATAAAAAAATCGATGCGTTGGTGACGGCTCCGGTGAACAAGGCGCGTCTTCGTTTGGTGGATAAAAATTTTATCGGACACACCGAATTTTTTGCCACTCGTGTGAATGCAAATGTTTGCATGATGTTTGTGGCGAAAAATTTGCGTGTCTCTTTGGTAACACGGCATTTGCCTCTCTCTCAAGTAGCGATGCGTCTCAACGCGGTTGAAATTTTGCAGACGATTCGTCTGACTTATGAGGGACTTCAGCAATATTTTCATATTCTATCACCCTATCTGGCCGTGGCGGGGTTAAATCCGCACGCTGGTGAAGGGGGGATGTTGGGGGATGAAGAAACGAGAATAATCCATCCCGCTCTGATGCAAGCCAGAAAAGAGGGGATACATGTGGATGGTCCCATTTCCCCCGACACCCTTTTTTGGGAAGCTTCGCAAAGTAAATGGGACGGAGTGATTGCGATGTATCACGATCAGGGGTTGATTCCGGTTAAAACGCTGGCTTTCAAAGAGGCGGTGCAAATTACCTTGGGACTTCCGTTCTTGAGAGTTTCCGTTGATCACGGAACAGCGGAAAATATTGTGGGAACTGGGAAAGCCGACGCCACCAATCTCAAATCAGCCATTCGTTTGGCATGTCGGTTGAAAGATTAG
- a CDS encoding peptidylprolyl isomerase, whose translation MDKGPENMTMDNGQWTVDLKKIRNESLSIVHSPWSIVHGPLSIVHGPWSMVLLLLLLSCSPSKPSSPTLALVNGEKMPLSDFQKALDWEQWKFGTEVSLSDSRSQQLKTKVMDSLLKDRLLLQEAKKRNITVSDSEAEKSVESVRKNYPNQDDFEKLLRSKELTVEDFRQQRIQELTIKKLMEAVTKEQLTLTDGRLKRYYEEYLTEFQHPDQVRARQIVTDSAEKAESVRAMITSGTSFEEAAKKYSLSPDRKKGGNLGWFGKGEMPLEFEQVCFHLNNLDLSPVVKTPYGYHLFEVLEKRGAGQLPFDEVRESIQTKIMETEGRTAFQKWYEQIRSQAKIEVHTELLEEK comes from the coding sequence ATGGACAAAGGACCTGAAAATATGACTATGGACAATGGACAATGGACCGTGGACCTAAAAAAAATCCGTAATGAGTCCCTGTCTATAGTCCATAGTCCATGGTCTATAGTCCATGGTCCATTGTCTATAGTCCATGGTCCATGGTCCATGGTCCTTCTCCTTCTGCTTCTTTCCTGTTCCCCTTCCAAACCCTCTTCCCCCACATTGGCCTTGGTGAATGGTGAAAAAATGCCCTTGTCCGATTTTCAAAAGGCGCTTGATTGGGAACAGTGGAAATTTGGAACTGAAGTCAGTTTAAGCGATTCCCGCTCGCAACAGCTCAAAACAAAGGTGATGGATTCACTGCTCAAAGACCGGCTTCTTTTGCAGGAGGCAAAAAAAAGAAACATCACCGTTTCTGATTCGGAAGCTGAAAAAAGTGTGGAGAGTGTGCGCAAAAATTATCCCAATCAGGATGACTTTGAAAAACTCCTTCGTTCAAAAGAATTAACGGTGGAAGATTTTCGACAACAGAGAATTCAGGAATTAACCATCAAAAAATTGATGGAGGCGGTAACCAAAGAGCAATTGACCCTCACAGACGGCCGACTCAAAAGATATTATGAGGAATATCTGACCGAATTCCAGCATCCGGATCAGGTGAGGGCGCGTCAAATTGTGACCGACTCGGCAGAGAAAGCTGAAAGTGTACGAGCGATGATTACCAGTGGAACTTCCTTTGAAGAAGCGGCTAAAAAATATTCTTTAAGTCCTGACCGGAAAAAAGGCGGGAATTTGGGTTGGTTTGGAAAGGGAGAAATGCCTTTGGAATTTGAACAGGTTTGTTTTCATTTGAATAACCTCGATCTGAGTCCCGTGGTAAAGACACCTTATGGCTATCATCTTTTTGAGGTGTTGGAAAAGAGGGGGGCTGGACAGCTTCCATTTGATGAGGTAAGGGAGTCCATCCAAACGAAGATTATGGAAACAGAGGGCCGAACGGCATTTCAGAAATGGTATGAGCAGATTCGCTCTCAGGCCAAAATAGAGGTCCACACGGAATTGCTGGAGGAAAAGTGA